GTCGCTGTGTCCGTATTCTTTGCTGCCCCGGTCACTGGGCAGATGCATATTAATTTGTCATTTGCAATCTGACCCATGCCCGAAAGGCAACAAAAAAAGAGTCATGATCGCAGACTTATAGCACTTGCTACTCATCATGTTCTCCAACTCTTCTACTATGAATTATTCAATTTTCATTATGGGTATCAGCAATCGCTGATGTATATGTTATATCAAAAACTAACTGAGGAGTCAACATATTTATAAATATATCTATAAAACACAAGAGAGCCAGATTTCTCCGACTCTCTTAAATATGCATCCACAAATGCATACCCAAATTAGTATCTATAATTTCCTACCTTATCGCATCGCATCCTTCATACTCTTCACATAATCTCTCACATAAGGCACACAGTCCTTGCCGTACTGGGCACACAGCTTGACGATGGCTGAACCGACGATGACACCGTCTGACTTCTCCGCCATCTGCTTTGCCTGCTCAGGTGTGGATATTCCGAAACCTACAGCGCAAGGGATGTCCTTCGCCTTCTTCACCAGATCGACCATGGCTCCTATGTCTGTGGTGATCTTGGTTCTTGTTCCAGTTACACCGAGTGATGACACGCAATACACAAATCCACTCGCATCATTTGCGATCATGGATATTCTCTCATGGGATGTAGGTGCGATGAGTGAAATGAGATCCACATCATACTGCTTGCATATCCCGTCAAACTCATCCTTCTCCTCGTAAGGAATGTCAGGAAGGATCAGACCGTCTATGCCGATCTCCTTGCATGTGCTGATGAATCTCTCCGAACCATACGAGAACACGACATTTGCATATGTCATGAACACCATAGGTATCGTCACTTTCTTGCGGAGCTTTCTCACAAGGTCAAATACCTTGTCTGTCGTGACGCCGCCTGCAAGTGCTCTTATATTTGCGCCCTGAATGACCGGGCCCTCGGCTGTCGGGTCTGAGAATGGGATTCCCAACTCGATGAGGTCTGCACCAGCCTCAACCATTGCGTATACTACCTCCTCTGTCACATCCATCGACGGATCGCCACATGTCACAAATGGTATAAATGCTTTTCCATGCTCAAATGCTTTTGCTATATTACTCATGAAGATCCTCCCCTCTGTATCTTGCGATGGCTGCTACGTCCTTGTCGCCACGTCCTGATACATTGATCACTATTATTTTATCCTTATCCATTGTAGGTGCCAGCTTCATGGCGTAAGCCACAGCGTGGGCGCTCTCTATCGCAGGGATGATTCCCTCAATCCTTGACAGATACTCAAATGCATCAACTGCCTCGTCATCTGTGATCGCCACATACTCTGCACGTCCGATATCGTGAAGGTATGCATGCTCAGGTCCGATTCCCGGGTAGTCAAGTCCCGCTGAGATCGAATATACAGGTGCGATCTGGCCAAATTCATCCTGACAGAAGTAAGACTTCATGCCGTGGAATATACCAAGCTTTCCGGTTGCGATGGTTGCTGCAGTCTCGAATGTATCAACGCCTCTGCCTGCTGCCTCACAGCCGATCAGCCTGACGCTCTCGTCAGGTATGAAATCGTAGAAAGCTCCGATGGCATTTGAACCGCCGCCCACACATGCCATGACGACATCAGGGAGTCTTCCCTCCTTCTCCATGAGCTGTGCCTTGATCTCTTTACTGATCACAGCCTGGAAATCACGGACGATCTCAGGGAAAGGATATGGTCCCATGACTGAGCCGAGTACATAGTGTGTATCATCGATCCTGCTTGTCCACTCACGGAATGCCTCAGATACCGCATCCTTCAGTGTGGCTGTTCCAGTCTTTACCGGATGAACCTTTGCGCCCAGGAGTCTCATTCTGTACACGTTGAGAGCCTGTCTGATCGTGTCCTCCTCGCCCATGTATATCTCACACTCCATGCCCATCATGGCTGCAACTGTAGCTGTTGCAACACCGTGCTGTCCGGCACCGGTCTCCGCGATAACTCTTGTCTTGCCCATTCTCTTGGCAAGGAGCATCTGTCCGATTACGTTGTTGATCTTGTGCGCTCCTGTGTGGTTCAGATCCTCTCTCTTGAGGTAGATCTTTGCACCGCCCAGATTCTTTGTCATTCTCTCCGCATAGTAAAGTCTGCTAGGTCTTCCCGCATACTCGTTGAGCATCTCCGTGAGTTCTCTGTTGAACTCCGGATCATCCTTATATTTCTTGTAAGCCTCCTCCAGCTCCAGCATCGCATTCATCAGAGTCTCTGGAATGTACTGGCCGCCGTGAACGCCAAATCTGCCTTTTGACATATGTTTTTCCTCCTGTTTGTTCTTTTCAGATGTATTTTCAAATGTATTTCTACACTTTTGTATTGTGTTTCTTCTATATAGTATAGCAATCAAACATATTATATTTCGTTCTCTACATTGCTTTTTCAGATGAGCCTGAATACTTCTTACTCGCCCTTCAATTCCGCAAACAACTTCTTCTTGTCAGGACTTCTCATAAAAGTCTCGCCTATGAGCACCGCATCAGTTCCATTTGCCTTAAGCCTGTCTATGTCCTCCTTTGTCTTGATTCCACTCTCAGACACATACACCATCTTCTGAGGGACGGAGGGGACAGGTACCTCCGTCCCCATATAGGTGGCTGGCACCGTATCCGGTATCAGCATTCTTAGACGAACGCTGTTCATGATGTCCACCGTAAATGTTCTGAGATCTCTGTTGTTCACTCCGATGATGCCTGCTCCGCAGGCTATCGCCCGTCTGACCTCATCCTCATCGTGAGCCTCAACCAGAGCCGACATCCCAAGTTCATGCGCAAGCCGAAGATATGAGGCAAGCTGCTCGTCATCCAGTATTGCGCAAATCAAAAGCACCGCCGAGGCTCCTATGACCTTTGCCTCATATATCATATACTCGTCAACTGTGAAATCCTTCCTCAGCAGCGGTATATTTACCTCCTTCTTTATATCCATCAGGAACTGATTGCTTCCCTGGAAATAAAACGGCTCAGTGAGCACCGATATGGCTGAAGCTCCCGCCGCCTCATATTCCTTTGCGATCTCAACATAAGGAAAGTCCGGTGCGATAAGTCCCTTGGAAGGTGATGCCTTCTTGACCTCACAAATAAACGATATTCCATTTGCCGCCAGATTATCCCTAAATGGGAACTTACTATATGGGTTGCTGCCGTTATTCGTCTCTCTGGCAACTATATCAAGTGCCTGTCTCTTCATCTCCTCAAGAGGAACCCTTTTCTTCTGTTCTGCCACACGTTCCTTTGTCTTTGCAGCTATCTCATCTAATATCATCTCTTACCTCTCTATACAACCTTCTATCACAGTTTGCGATGAAACTTATCTACTCATTTGTCAGTCTTACAAATGCATCAAGCGTCTCAGCAGCCTTGCCACTGTCGATCATGTCCTCTGCTACCTTTATTCCATCCGCTATGGAGTCTGCCTTGCCTGCGATGTAGATACAAGCTGCTGCGTTCAGTACAACTGCATTTCTCTTAGCTCCTTTGATCTTGCCTGACAGGATATCGCGGGTAATCTGCGCGTTTTCCTCAGGACCGCCGCCCACCAGATCCTCCTTGCTGCATCTCTCAAATCCGAAATCCTCTGGCTTGATCTCGTACTTTGTGATCACGCCATCTTTGATCTCTGCAACTATTGTAGGTGCGCTCATGGATATCTCATCCAGACAATCCTGTCCATATACGACAAGTCCCCGTTTTACGCCAAGACCAACAAGTACAGGAGCCATCTGATCAACAAGCTCCTCCTTGTATACTCCCATGATCTGCATCTGAGCCTTTGCCGGGTTGGTGAGAGGTCCAAGGATATTGAATACTGTCGGTATTCCAAGTGCCTTTCTGACCGGGCCTGCATATTTCATCGCCTTGTGATAAACCTGGGCAAACATAAAGCTCATGTTGCACTCAGCAAGAACCTTGCCCATCTTTTCAGGTGATATGGAGATATTTACACCAAGAGCCTCAAGTACATCCGCTGCTCCACTCTTGCTCGATACGCTTCTGTTGCCGTGCTTTGCGATCGGTACTCCGGCCGCTGCTGCAACTATACCACTCGTTGTCGATATGTTAAATGAATTCGCACAATCACCGCCTGTTCCCACGATCTCAAGAACATCTATTCCGTCATGCGGAAGTGACTCCGCATGGTCTCTCATTCCATTTGCACTGGCTGTTATCTCGTCAAGCGTCTCGCCCTTCATGTGAAGCGCTGTGAGATATCCCGCCGTTGTCTCTCCCGGCACCTGGCCGCTGAATATTTCATCCATGCTGGCATATGCCTCATCGTATGTAAGATCCTGTCCTGCTGCTACCTTCTTAAGAGTTTCCTGTATCATCGCCATATCCTCCTTATTTTATATCTCTAAAAAATTCCTGAGCATTATCTTGCCCTTCGGTGTCAATATCGACTCCGGATGGAACTGAACTCCGTACACCTCGTGATCCCTGTGTTTTACTGCCATGATCTCTCCATCCTCCGTTCTTGCTGTGACCTCCAGACATTCTGGGAAATTCTCATCTGCTGCTGCCAGTGAATGATATCTGGCAACCTGTATCTTGCTCTGAAGTCCTCTGAACAATCTGCAGTTCAGATCCACATCAACCAGCGACATCTTTCCATGCATAAGTTTCTTTGCATATGTGACTGTCGCACCATATGTCTCACAAATCGCCTGATGTCCGAGACACACGCCAAGGATTGGTACTTTTCCTGCAAAATATCTCACCGCATCCTCACACATTCCCGCATCCGAAGGTCTTCCGGGTCCCGGTGAGATTATTATGTGATCCGGATTCATCGCTTCAATCTCCTCACAGGTGAACTCATCATTTCTTATGACCTTTATATCCGGATTTATTGCCCCCACAAGCTGATACAGGTTGTAGGAGAAGCTGTCGTAATTGTCTATAAGTATTGTCATATATTTTGTCCTCCTTATATGTATTGTGCATGCGCATGAAAGGCGCTCCGCGCGGCGCATGCATTATCATAAGGAATCTCCCGCATGCGGGTCCTCCTTATTTTTATTGTGCATTCGCATGAAAGGCGCTCCGCGCGGCGCATGCATTATCACAAGGAATCTCCCGCATGCGGGTCCTCCTTATTTTTATTGTGCATTCGCATGAAAGGCGCTCCGCGCGGCGCATGCATTATCACAAGGAATCTCCCGCATGCGGGTCCTCCTTATGATATATCTTGGCTCATTGTGAGTGCTGTCGTAACTGCCTTTGCCTTGTTGATACATTCCTGGAACTCATTTGCCGGAACACTGTCTGCTACAATTCCCGCTCCCGATCTGACAAATACCTTGTCACCCTTTTTGTATGCGATCCTTATGGCTATACATGTATCAAGATTCCCTGTGAAATCTATGTATCCTATGGCACCGCCATATATTCCTCTCTTGTTGTCCTCCAGCTCGTTGATGATCTGACACGCTCTGATCTTCGGTGCTCCTGAGAGGGTTCCGGCCGGAAGTACCGCATCCACGGCTGACAGCTCATCGTATCTGCTGTCGTCGATCTCCCCCCTGACTGTTGAACCTATATGCATTACATGTGAGTACCTCTGAACCTTCATGTACTGCTCAACCTCAACAGTTCCGAACTTGCTTATCTTGCCAAGATCATTTCTTCCGAGATCCACCAGCATGTTGTGCTCCGCCAGCTCCTTCTCATCCGCCATAAGTCCGGCCTCAAGTCTCATATCCTCTTCCTTTGTCTTTCCCCTTGGTCTCGTTCCAGCAAGTGGAAATGTGTGAAGCATGCCATTTTCAAGCTTTACCAGTGTCTCAGGCGATGCGCCCGCAACCTCTATCTGGTCGCCGCTGAAGTAGAACATATACGGAGAAGGATTTGTGCTTCTGAGAATCCTGTACGTGTTGAACAGCGATCCCTCCATCTCAGCCTCAAGTCTGTTGGACAGAACCACCTGGAAGATATCTCCCTCGAATATGTACCTCTTTGCCCTCTCAACCATGCTGCAATACTTCTCTTTGTCAAACAGCGGCTTGAAATCACTCTTCATCTTAACCGGCTCTATCTCCGCCATCTCTCCATCGAGGATGAGCTTCTTCATATCTTCTATATCAGCAAGTGCATTTGCATATCCGGCTTCTATATCGGACGTGTCAGCATTTGCAATGAGAATCAGCTTTGACTTGAAATTGTCAAATGCAATGACCTTGTCAAATAACATCAGATCAAGATCCTGGAATCCTTCATCATCCTCGGCATCGATCACAAGCTTCTTCTCACTGTACTTTATGTAATCATATGAGAAGTAACCGACAAAACCTCCTGTAAATGTTGGAAGTCCTTCTATCTTCGGACTCCTGTAATCCTTGAGTATCTCTCTGATGAATACCTCAGGATGAATATCGTCCGCTTCCTTTATCACATTTCCATCTATATCCTTGAGCTGTATGTGCCCATTCATGCATGTGACATCAAGCTTCGGATTGTAACCAAGAAATGTGTACCGTCCCCACACCTCCTGATTCTCCACGCTCTCAAGTATGTAACAGTGCTCATTTGCCGCTTTCAGCTTTCTGAGTAAGTTGATAGGTGTGATCACATCCGATAACATCTCACAGCACACCGGAACCATCCTGTATCCGTCTGCCGCATATTTCTTTGCCTCGCTAAGTTCTGGTCTTATCATGTCTCATCCTCCTTATTTTTGAACACTATCATGCATTCAATAAATTTCCCTGTGCTCATCTCTTTCATATATGTCTATCAGGCTATCGTCAAAGGATCTATCAAATGTCACATGTCTTTCTGCAAACTAAAAAAGCACCACAGGACATAAAAAAAATTCCTTATCCTACTAACATTAGGACAAGAAATCTAATCTCCTGCGGTGCCACCTAATTTCATCAATAAATAAAAAAAAATATATATAAATAATTTATATATATTTATATATATCGATGCCCTCGACCATATACAATCATATATGTACCTTCTATAACGGTAGGTCTCCGTCTCCCCTACTTGAATCTCAAATCTTTCGGTTTGCCCTCACAAGTCCATTCACCTGCACTCCCATCGCTGCAATCACACCACCTGCAACTCTCTGAACATGTTATATGCCGCTACTCCTCTTGATCAACGGTTTATCTTATATCTGTAACCATAATGCGCTTTCCTAGTAAATTTGTCAAGATTAAATTTTCAAGTTTCTGCCATATTTTCACTTGTTTTTTACTGTTTGCCGCATATTTACTGGACTTTTTCCACTTATCATTTATTTTATACTTTCTTAATTATTTCCTGATTGACTACTTCACCCAACTGAAATATCCTAGGGGACGGAGGGGACAGGTATCTCCGTCCCCATGATGAGCGACGAAGTTTTCAGCAGATTTTATAAAGTTATCAACATTAAGGAGTAGTTATGAACACAAGTACAATTTCTTCAAATTCCGAAGAGAGGATGGGCACGGCGCCGATATTTAAACTTATGCTCTCCATGGGCATTCCGACATTTGTGGCGCAGCTCATCAATCTCTTATACAACATAGTGGACAGAATATACATAGGACATATCCCGGAGATAGGCGCAGCATCCCTCACAGGAATCGGACTGTGTCTCCCGATCATCACCCTTGTAAGTGCATTCAGCGTGTTCGTGGGCGCGGGCGGAGCACCTCTGGCTTCCATTGCTCTTGGTAAAGGCGACAGGGACAAGGCACAGCGCATCCTGTCAAATGGCGTAACCCTGCTCATCATATTTACAGTTATTGTTATGGCTGTCATCTACACATTGAAGAAGCCGCTTCTGTATTTCTTCGGTGCCAGCGATGCCACCTATCCACATGCCGATGACTATCTGAGCATTTACCTTATAGGCACTATATTTGTCATGATCACCACCGGACTGAACACATTTATCACAGCCCAGGGGCAGGCAAAGACAGCCATGGCTTCAGTACTCATAGGTGCGATATGCAACATCATTCTCGATCCGATATTCATATTTGCACTGAACCTCGGAATCAAGGGTGCGGCCATAGCAACCGTCATATCCCAAGCGATAAGCGCGGCATGGGTTATCAGATTTCTGACATCCGACAAGGCTAGTCTTCGCATATCAGCGCAGATGATGCGCCCGCAGGGCAAATTGATACTGTCCATCGCAGCTCTCGGTGTGTCACCATTTATCATGCAGGTCACGGAGAGCCTTATAACCATCGTGTTCACACATGGACTCCAGAAGTACGGCGATGACCTGTACGTGGGATCGTTCACCATACTTCAGAGTATCATGCAGATTATATTTATCCCGATGAGCGGCTTCTCACAGGGAGTCCAGCCCATCATCAGCTACAACTACGGCAAGGGCAATGTAGCCAGAGTGAAGAAGACATGTACCATACTGATAACCATGTCCATCATAGTGTCATTTGTCCTGGCCGGCGCAGCATTCCTGTTCCCGTCTATGGCTGCCGGAATATTTACCTCGGATGAATCCCTCAAAGCACTCTGTGCAAAGGTTCTTCCGATATACATATTCGGAATGATGTTCTTTGGCATACAGAACGGATGTCAGCAGTCCTTCATATCCATGGGTCAGGCAGGCAA
This sequence is a window from Coprococcus eutactus. Protein-coding genes within it:
- a CDS encoding MATE family efflux transporter: MNTSTISSNSEERMGTAPIFKLMLSMGIPTFVAQLINLLYNIVDRIYIGHIPEIGAASLTGIGLCLPIITLVSAFSVFVGAGGAPLASIALGKGDRDKAQRILSNGVTLLIIFTVIVMAVIYTLKKPLLYFFGASDATYPHADDYLSIYLIGTIFVMITTGLNTFITAQGQAKTAMASVLIGAICNIILDPIFIFALNLGIKGAAIATVISQAISAAWVIRFLTSDKASLRISAQMMRPQGKLILSIAALGVSPFIMQVTESLITIVFTHGLQKYGDDLYVGSFTILQSIMQIIFIPMSGFSQGVQPIISYNYGKGNVARVKKTCTILITMSIIVSFVLAGAAFLFPSMAAGIFTSDESLKALCAKVLPIYIFGMMFFGIQNGCQQSFISMGQAGKSLIFALLRKVILIIPLAIILPYCTHSVMSIYYAEPISDIVSAFSCGATFLLTFKSMMKGAGQK
- the trpA gene encoding tryptophan synthase subunit alpha; amino-acid sequence: MSNIAKAFEHGKAFIPFVTCGDPSMDVTEEVVYAMVEAGADLIELGIPFSDPTAEGPVIQGANIRALAGGVTTDKVFDLVRKLRKKVTIPMVFMTYANVVFSYGSERFISTCKEIGIDGLILPDIPYEEKDEFDGICKQYDVDLISLIAPTSHERISMIANDASGFVYCVSSLGVTGTRTKITTDIGAMVDLVKKAKDIPCAVGFGISTPEQAKQMAEKSDGVIVGSAIVKLCAQYGKDCVPYVRDYVKSMKDAMR
- the trpC gene encoding indole-3-glycerol phosphate synthase TrpC; this translates as MILDEIAAKTKERVAEQKKRVPLEEMKRQALDIVARETNNGSNPYSKFPFRDNLAANGISFICEVKKASPSKGLIAPDFPYVEIAKEYEAAGASAISVLTEPFYFQGSNQFLMDIKKEVNIPLLRKDFTVDEYMIYEAKVIGASAVLLICAILDDEQLASYLRLAHELGMSALVEAHDEDEVRRAIACGAGIIGVNNRDLRTFTVDIMNSVRLRMLIPDTVPATYMGTEVPVPSVPQKMVYVSESGIKTKEDIDRLKANGTDAVLIGETFMRSPDKKKLFAELKGE
- the trpD gene encoding anthranilate phosphoribosyltransferase, producing MIQETLKKVAAGQDLTYDEAYASMDEIFSGQVPGETTAGYLTALHMKGETLDEITASANGMRDHAESLPHDGIDVLEIVGTGGDCANSFNISTTSGIVAAAAGVPIAKHGNRSVSSKSGAADVLEALGVNISISPEKMGKVLAECNMSFMFAQVYHKAMKYAGPVRKALGIPTVFNILGPLTNPAKAQMQIMGVYKEELVDQMAPVLVGLGVKRGLVVYGQDCLDEISMSAPTIVAEIKDGVITKYEIKPEDFGFERCSKEDLVGGGPEENAQITRDILSGKIKGAKRNAVVLNAAACIYIAGKADSIADGIKVAEDMIDSGKAAETLDAFVRLTNE
- the trpB gene encoding tryptophan synthase subunit beta is translated as MSKGRFGVHGGQYIPETLMNAMLELEEAYKKYKDDPEFNRELTEMLNEYAGRPSRLYYAERMTKNLGGAKIYLKREDLNHTGAHKINNVIGQMLLAKRMGKTRVIAETGAGQHGVATATVAAMMGMECEIYMGEEDTIRQALNVYRMRLLGAKVHPVKTGTATLKDAVSEAFREWTSRIDDTHYVLGSVMGPYPFPEIVRDFQAVISKEIKAQLMEKEGRLPDVVMACVGGGSNAIGAFYDFIPDESVRLIGCEAAGRGVDTFETAATIATGKLGIFHGMKSYFCQDEFGQIAPVYSISAGLDYPGIGPEHAYLHDIGRAEYVAITDDEAVDAFEYLSRIEGIIPAIESAHAVAYAMKLAPTMDKDKIIVINVSGRGDKDVAAIARYRGEDLHE
- a CDS encoding anthranilate synthase component II, producing MTILIDNYDSFSYNLYQLVGAINPDIKVIRNDEFTCEEIEAMNPDHIIISPGPGRPSDAGMCEDAVRYFAGKVPILGVCLGHQAICETYGATVTYAKKLMHGKMSLVDVDLNCRLFRGLQSKIQVARYHSLAAADENFPECLEVTARTEDGEIMAVKHRDHEVYGVQFHPESILTPKGKIMLRNFLEI
- a CDS encoding anthranilate synthase component I, with the protein product MIRPELSEAKKYAADGYRMVPVCCEMLSDVITPINLLRKLKAANEHCYILESVENQEVWGRYTFLGYNPKLDVTCMNGHIQLKDIDGNVIKEADDIHPEVFIREILKDYRSPKIEGLPTFTGGFVGYFSYDYIKYSEKKLVIDAEDDEGFQDLDLMLFDKVIAFDNFKSKLILIANADTSDIEAGYANALADIEDMKKLILDGEMAEIEPVKMKSDFKPLFDKEKYCSMVERAKRYIFEGDIFQVVLSNRLEAEMEGSLFNTYRILRSTNPSPYMFYFSGDQIEVAGASPETLVKLENGMLHTFPLAGTRPRGKTKEEDMRLEAGLMADEKELAEHNMLVDLGRNDLGKISKFGTVEVEQYMKVQRYSHVMHIGSTVRGEIDDSRYDELSAVDAVLPAGTLSGAPKIRACQIINELEDNKRGIYGGAIGYIDFTGNLDTCIAIRIAYKKGDKVFVRSGAGIVADSVPANEFQECINKAKAVTTALTMSQDIS